Genomic window (Arachis hypogaea cultivar Tifrunner chromosome 13, arahy.Tifrunner.gnm2.J5K5, whole genome shotgun sequence):
ATAATGTTTAGCTATGCTTTTTGTATGAAAATTACTCTAACCAATTTCTTGTAAATACTCGCCTTAACAAAATTGGCGAAAGTCCAAAGCCAAAATACCAACTTAGTAAGGGATGTCAATGGAAGCAAAGTTTTCAGCAAGGCCCTAAAAAAGTTGAGAAGAAGCCATTCTTTAATATATGTTTGTTTTTTCCTGCTAAGTGCTAAAGGTGTTAATCTGAACATTATCTTACTGCAATTCTACTATGATACATGAAGAAGCAAACCATCAGAACAGAACAAGACATTTACcttcattttattttgtgaaatcATTTAACTCCCTCCCTATATGCTATTGCTATGTGTATATAGGCATGTTTCCGTGATAAATTCTGAATGCTTCTTCCTAGTCCAAACTGGAACTAAAGGACCATGAGAAAAGAGTATGATACTCATAGAACAACCCAGTTGCAGAAGTGAACCCAAATTCAACCCATTCTGGTAACACATCTCTCATATCCACTTTACTCCATAAATTCTGGTTGATCTTTGTCACGTTATCCTTGTACCCAGTGAATGTCACGCTTAGATTGTTGGTAGCTGCATTGTAAGTGATAACCGCATCATATCCTCTCTCATCCCTGCTACTGAACCATTCTGCAGTGAAAGCAGTGGCAATAGATTTAACATCGATGCCAACATGATCATAGGGAGGATCCCAATCGTTGCCAAAGGTGTCAAACTCCACCGCCACAAACGGGTGTTCGTTTGTGTAGTTTGGATTACTCAGCTCATAACGGCTGAGGAGACCAATGCCGCTACCGTCTCTTGGAACTGGAAGTGGGAAATTGGGCTCTGCTAGATAGAAGGTGATGCCGTCGCCATCGTAGGATTTGTTTGGAGTGTTGATGGAGAAGCTGAAATGGGTGGTGAAATCTGTGACCTTGCCGGTTTTGTTGTCCCAAAGATGGAGAGGTTTGTAATAGGTAACTCTGCCGAGGCTGTCTTTCTTGTATTCAGTGAGTTGGAGGGCTCCGTTATCTTGATACACATCTCCGACAATGTTTAAGGTGTTTATGGTGTCACTGAATCGCTTGTAGTTGAATGCTAATGGTGTTGCATTAGATATAAGAGCCAACAGGATTATGAATGTTGCTTCTGGGGATGTCATGTTTGTGGCTAATTCTGAATAGATTAGATATTTCTTATAATCTTCAACAGTTCAACATCGTTTTTGCCAGATTTGACTTTAGGCGAATGTGTGAGCATCCATTATTGACTTTGATGGACTTGGATAATTCTTTCCTCATAATTAATTCTCACCGCTCGATTTAGTTTCTTGTAACTCTAGAAACAAGATTTGCGATTTACCTTAAactctacacttttttttttttttttaaattatgcatatccattgaattttcttattatatttatttttatattaaaaaataaaaggcatatataaaaaatgtacttgaaaaagtaatataaataaataacaactTTATTTCCAGACGTAAGTGTAAGCTTCCAcgttagtttttattttactttgtgACGGTGgaacaaaaaaatttatgtatCACAAGAAGAAACCTCGTTTCATTGAGGGTCTTTTGTTTGATAATGAATCTTAAGCTTTGGAAGTGTTTTAAACAAGGGTTTTGATATCCTGTATCCAAGGGTATTGGTTgagtatattataaaaaaatgttttaatattattttttgaaaaaataatttttttttttatgatatgttTAATCAATATAAGATGgtaaaattcttaaaataattaGTATCAAGGACCACATATTTTTGCCTATAAataatagttcaaatggcataaattttccatacttaattaagaggttgtgggttcgagtctcctatttttccaaattttttgcCAATGAGTACGTATTTCTTGATTGTACAAAGTCGAGTTGAAATCCCATGAAAGAATTTGATGTATAGCAAACAAATGTCCTGTGCAGCCGAGAATCCAAAGGTAACATATTCGGGAAGTTAAGTTCTCAAGTCCACCATGGCAGATATATGTTGCAGCAGGACAAGTGATGTGTGAGTATGACAGTTGTGATCTTGGTGGGTATAAAACCGTTAGGGGCTGCTTGCTGCCGGCTAAACAAATTAAAGACTTGGCTTTTACTTGATCTTCTTCAGTAACTTGTATATAATTCATAAACTTTTTCAGGTAGATTTGGTTTTGTGACAAATGGCAATCAAAGACACTTTGTTCTTAATAATAGTTGACTATTTCTTTTACAATGACTTCCAATCCGTGGCAGATATTAATGACCCCGAACATGGATTTGTCAACTACTCCAATTTAGAAAGCCTTTCTCGATCACATTGACAAAATAAAATGTGAGAAATGTTTTCCATTATTCTTGATGTACACATCCTAAAACTCCTTCAGTTATATTCCATTGCATTAGTAGATCCTTTCGTACGTATTTAAACCTCACAAGAAAACCAAGGCCAAGAAAAGGACTACTTGGTGCCCAAAAAGTTACTaatattcttcttttttatttatttatatatagctAAAGGATGTGGCTCAACTCTACCAGCCACAAGGCAAGAACGTTCCCAGAAAGGGTTGGTTCATTCAAGTACTCAGAGAAAACAAACAATTCCACTTCTGCTACACATAAGTTTTTATTACAAATGGCAATTATATCAAGTTATGGTTCATAAGACCGAATTGAATCAAAGTTTAATAACAAACTCAAATAATGTGAATGAAAACATACGCTAAAGGAAACACTGAATTTATCAGAAGCAATTTAGAGGGAGGCACATCATTAGAAGCTGGGATGATACCAGAAGAACTTGTGTTTGTGTTTGAACTAGAACTTATGCTCTGATATGCACTGTTCACCCATCAAGATAGGTTGGTACTGGCAACTTCGCTGGAAGAGTGGGTAAGGGAGCTTCAAAGTTGAGAACTTGAATGGCTTGTCTTATTGAAGGCCTATTGTTGTGATATGGGTGAGCACACCACAGCCCAACAACCATCAAGCATTTCATTTGTTCCTTTACAAAATCTCCATCTAGCCTTTCATCTGCTGCTTCAAGAATCCTTCCACTTCCATAAAGACCCCACACCCATTCTACAATATTGATTTCACTTTCCGGAGCCTTATATGTGATGGGTTTCCTTCCACACGCTATCTCCAATGCCACCACTCCAAAACTGTAGACATCTGATTCTTTAGTAGCCCTGAATGTAGTATTGCATTCTGGAGCCATGTAGCCCGGAGTACCGGCTAGAGCCGTGGTTTGCGCGCCTTTTGCATGGTCAACAAGCCTTGCTAGCCCAAAATCCCCAAGTTTGGCATTGAACTCTGAATCCAGCATGATGTTGCTTGATTTGATGTCCCTATGCACAACACATTGTTCCCATTCTTCGTGCAAGTATAGCAGTGCGGCCGCCAAGCCTCGAGCTATGTTGTATCTAACTGTCCAACCCAGCAGATTCTGCTTCTTGAAAAGATGAACATCTAAACTTCCATTAGGCATGTACTCATATACAAGCAAGAGCTTCTTGCTTTCCGGACACCAACCAATCAGTTGGACAAGATTTCGGTGCCTAAGCCGGCTAATGATCTTTACTTCCGATGCGAATTCCTTTATTCCTTGATGAGAATGTTCTGAAACCCTCTTGATGGCAACGTAGGAGTTGATATCTTTGAGATACCCTCTATAAACACCTCCAAATCCACCTTGACCAAGCTTATTCTCATCTTTGAAGTTATCAGCTGCAAACGCTAATTCAGAAAATGAATACTTTTTGGGTCCTGCTTCTCTTCCGAAATCCTCCCCCATATACTCCTCAAAATCTTGATCATCGTCTTCCTCTTCATCACTTCCTTTCTTCCACTTTTTCCACaatccaaccaaaaccaaacacaaCCCAACAAACACAACAACTCCACCAATTCCCAATCCCACTGCTAGTCCTGTGTTGCTGGCCTTTTTCTTCTGATTGGGAGCTGCACTGGAAGATGGATTCATTGCAACAGGGGATTCTGCTTTCGCTATGTCGTCTCCCAAAGTTGAGTTTAAATCCCAAGAGAGAATTTTGTGCAAAGCAAAAGAAGTTCCTGTGGCAGCTGAGAATCCAACTGCAACATATTCAGGAAGATATTCTCTCAAGTCAACCACAGCAAACAGATTCTGCAGCATGGTAGTGTTGGTGGCTGAGTTGAAACCAGTGAAGACAACACTAAGATTCATGGAAGTAGCATTGTAACTGATCCAAGCCTCATTGACTTTCCCTCCCCTAATGTTAGCCTTAGAAAACCATGTGGTATTAGCAACAGACCTCAAGGAGTTAACATCAATACCCACATGTTCATTGGGCGGATCGAAATAATTCTTAAAGATATCGAATTCCACGGCCACAAAGGGGTCTGCAGTTATGTTGAATGTGTCTTGGTTGTCAACAGTGAGGCCCAGAGTTCTTCCGGCCGTGGCACTGGGGACAGTGGAACCGTTGGGGCGGAGGAAGAATGCAAGTCCATCTGCATAGTTAGTTCTATTCTGGGAATCAATGATGAATGAGAAATGGGTTGTGAAGTGTGTGAGGTTCCTTGAAGCTTTGTCCCACAGGTGCATGGGTTTGTAGTACACTGCACGACCAATGCTGTTATTCAAGTGCGCTTTTCCTATCAGCTGGATAGTTTCTTCCTCTGCTTCTGCCCATGCTTCATATCTTAGGGTGTTATTGTTGTTGGAATCAAAACTGGTAAAGTTGAAGGTTAAGGATGATGCATAATAAGGGAAGATGACTACGTAGAGGAACAAAATGGATGAAACCGCCATGTTTAGGAACAAAATGGATGATCTCAATCTCTAGGACAGTACTTTGAATAGTGAGGTTCGGTGGCTGCTGAACCAAGTTTTGTGCCAAAAGAGTGTTCACACATGTGAATGACCAGTGTATATGgtggaaaagaaaaatcacagcTTACCAATAAAaactttccttcttttctttgcATTTACACACATAACATTTccataactaaaatatataccCATATAATAGAAGCTTCATGGAAGATTCATTATGAAAGGAAGAGAGACAATATAAGGTGTAAGGACCCTCAACGAGGCCAACTTGCTTTGCTGCAAGTTTTCCCTGCATGAACAATAATTAGTTTTTCTTAATTCTTCTTAATCAGTATCTTAAGTTTCGTAATATTTTATAGGTTTTTTTTTCTAGAAGCACAAATTTTACTTTGATAGATTGATGTAGATGTTGGAGGATAATAGTAACCAAGAAAGAAAATTTAGTTCCCTCTACGAGAAAAAGCAATTTCTTTGAACCGAAATGCTGTGATGTAGatatttctgatttttttttaacaattggtTAGATAAAGCATTATTAAACCGCAAGTTGATGTCACTGTTTAGCATTCGAAACACCCCTTCCATCAAATATGGCAACTGGCCATTGGcagttattattaaattattatagcaGGTACAAAGACCAAGACCTGGGAGTCAATGGAACGTGCTTTTCTATGAATTAGCAATTACCACCAATAAGTGAGTCTCATTTCAGGTCAAATAAGCCAAAAAcatgataaaaagaagagtaatcATATCTGAATGAGCTTGCAAAATGGATTCACAACaaaaacaaatataatataaatccATCTTTATGAATTCATAAATCATTATTATGCTTGTGAGTTAAGAATTCTTTATGCGATAATGGCATTTTGAGTTTCCAATGCAATGTTGCAAGAGAAGGAAAATAATAAGAGTAGAGAGAAAGAGAACTGGTTCAGTACGAAAGACAAGCACAAGTGTAGAATTTTACTTTAAATTGGAAATTAAAACATCAAAAAGCAAAAACTGAAGGTGATATATTGATATCAACTTAGAATGTACGTAGAGGTTGAGAAGAAGCCTTATTGTTGGAGTGTGTAGACCCAACAGTGAAGGTGCTACTGCTTGAAGAAGTTGAAGGCTGTGTTTGGCTATTATTCTCAGGAAGCAAAGATCTGACAGAGTTAGGTGCATCAGTACCCTGTGATGGGAGATTTGGCAATGGAACTTCAAAATAGAGTACTTGAAGTGTTTGTCTCATTGATGGCCTTTTAAGGTAATCACTGTGAGTACACCAAAGCCCAACTGTCATTAGCCTCTTCATTTCCTCTTCCTCAAATGCTCCCAACTCTAATCCTGGATCTGCTGCTTTAAGTATATCACCTTTGCCATACAGTTCCCAAACCCAATCCACCAAGTATATCTGCTCTTCATTCACATTTTGTTCAACCACCCTTCTTCCACATGCTATCTCCAATGCAACAATTCCATAACTGTATACATCTGACTCTTTACTAGTCTTCCCTCTCGTTGCAGCTTCCGGTGACAAGTAACCAAATGTTCCTGCTAAATTCGTTGTTTTCGAACTTGCTTCATGGTCCATCAATCTGGCTAACCCAAAATCTCCAAGCTTTGCATTGAAATTGGAATCCAACATAACATTGCTGGGTTTGATGTCCCTATGAAGCACGCACTGCTCCCACTCTTCATGCAAGTAAAATAAAGCTGAAGCCAAGCCTCTAGCAATGTTGTATCTTACTTCCCATTTTAATAACCCCCCACCTTTGAACAGATAAGAATCTAAACTTCCATTTTCCTCAAACTCATAAACCAGTAGAAGCTCATTCTGCTCATGACACCAACCAACGAGTTGAACCAAATTCCTATGCCTCAGTTGACTAATGATCTTGACTTCAGATGCATACTCCCTCACACCTTGTTGAGATCCCTGAGATATCCTCTTGATGGCAACATGCATGTTAAGGTCTCTCAAAAATCCTCTGTAGACTTCCCCAAAACCCCCCTTACCAATTTTATGCTCATTTGCAAAGTTATAAGTTGCTCTAGAAAGTTCTGCATAGGAAAACCTCCTTGGTCCAGTGCTTCTCTCAAAATCTCTGTCCATTGCAAGGTTAATTACATTCTCCACTCCTCTTTTCCTCCTCAGCTTCCATCCCATAAGAAAAGCTAGCCCAAAAACACCAATTAAAGCACATGCACCAATAGTAACCCCTATGATTGTTCCGGTTTTTGTTTGATTACCCTTGTTGTCCTTGTGTGTTGCTCTTTCATTATTGTCCCTGCTGTGTGCTTCCAAGTCCAAGTCCAAGTTCATAGTAGAGTTGAAGGACCACGAGAAAAGAGTATGATACTCATAATACATACCGGTTGCGGAAGAGAAGCCAAATTCAACCCATTCTGGTGGTTTCTCTCTCAGATCCACATCAGCGGATAATTGCTGCTTAATCCTTGTGATGTTATCTTTGTATCCAGTGAAAAACACAGCCAGAACATTTGAAGTAGCATTATAAGTGATATCAACATCATATTTTCTCTCATCCTGGCTAGTGAACCATTCTCGAGTGTAAGGAGTGGCCATACTATTAATATCAACACCTACATGATCATATCCAAGAATGGGATCCCATTCGACATTGCCAAAGGTGTCAAATTCTACTGCCACAAAATGATCTTTGCTTGTGTAGTTTGGAGTAAGCATCTGAGCACGTGACAGGAGACCAATGCCGCCGCCAAATCTTGGAGTTGGAAGAGGAAAGTTGGGCTGAGCAAGATAGAAAGTGATGCCATCCGAATTGTAGGTTTTGTTTGGTGTATTGATGGAGAAGGTGAAGTGTGTGGTGAAATCTGTGGCCTTGCTTGTTTTCTTGTCCCAAAGATGCAGCAGTTTGTGATATTTGACTCTGCCAAGGCTATCAGTCCCATAATAAGTAAGGTTGAGTGCTCCATTATTAATGTCCAGAGAGGCATCTCCTCCTGTAAGATTTAAGGTGTTTCCCATGTTTCTAAATGTCTTGTAGTTGAATGCTATTGGAGCTGCACTTGATGCTACAGCTAGAAAGAATAAggtgaaacaagaaagaagataaCTTTTGTTATCACAGTAGTGTTGATGAGATGCTGCCATGGCTAAGGAGACTCGTTCAATTGTATCTTGGTTGAAGCTAGTGAATGCAAGAACCCTCTAAGAAAGCTGCAATGGGCAAGGGAATgcatagaagaagaaagaaagacagACGCGAGTAGAGAAGCGACTTAGAGGGAGTTGTGGTATGAACAATTTAGAATTGTCCGGTGGTTGAGAAGACTTGGTTTCTTGGTGTTGTGGTCTTTCCCTCTTAATTTTCTGCTGTAGCTTTGAAtgggttttctttttcttttgcaatgcATAAGCTTCCACGTTATTGTTGATTGACTCAGTGACAGTGAGCATTTATTACTGAGTTTGTAATAAGAAATTTAATAAAGT
Coding sequences:
- the LOC112733388 gene encoding L-type lectin-domain containing receptor kinase IX.1-like translates to MAVSSILFLYVVIFPYYASSLTFNFTSFDSNNNNTLRYEAWAEAEEETIQLIGKAHLNNSIGRAVYYKPMHLWDKASRNLTHFTTHFSFIIDSQNRTNYADGLAFFLRPNGSTVPSATAGRTLGLTVDNQDTFNITADPFVAVEFDIFKNYFDPPNEHVGIDVNSLRSVANTTWFSKANIRGGKVNEAWISYNATSMNLSVVFTGFNSATNTTMLQNLFAVVDLREYLPEYVAVGFSAATGTSFALHKILSWDLNSTLGDDIAKAESPVAMNPSSSAAPNQKKKASNTGLAVGLGIGGVVVFVGLCLVLVGLWKKWKKGSDEEEDDDQDFEEYMGEDFGREAGPKKYSFSELAFAADNFKDENKLGQGGFGGVYRGYLKDINSYVAIKRVSEHSHQGIKEFASEVKIISRLRHRNLVQLIGWCPESKKLLLVYEYMPNGSLDVHLFKKQNLLGWTVRYNIARGLAAALLYLHEEWEQCVVHRDIKSSNIMLDSEFNAKLGDFGLARLVDHAKGAQTTALAGTPGYMAPECNTTFRATKESDVYSFGVVALEIACGRKPITYKAPESEINIVEWVWGLYGSGRILEAADERLDGDFVKEQMKCLMVVGLWCAHPYHNNRPSIRQAIQVLNFEAPLPTLPAKLPVPTYLDG
- the LOC112733389 gene encoding LOW QUALITY PROTEIN: L-type lectin-domain containing receptor kinase IX.1 (The sequence of the model RefSeq protein was modified relative to this genomic sequence to represent the inferred CDS: deleted 2 bases in 1 codon), with protein sequence MHSLAHCSFLRGFLHSLASTDTIERVSLAMAASHQHYCDNKSYLLSCFTLFFLAVASSAAPIAFNYKTFRNMGNTLNLTGGDASLDINNGALNLTYYGTDSLGRVKYHKLLHLWDKKTSKATDFTTHFTFSINTPNKTYNSDGITFYLAQPNFPLPTPRFGGGIGLLSRAQMLTPNYTSKDHFVAVEFDTFGNVEWDPILGYDHVGVDINSMATPYTREWFTSQDERKYDVDITYNATSNVLAVFFTGYKDNITRIKQQLSADVDLREKPPEWVEFGFSSATGMYYEYHTLFSWSFNSTMNLDLDLEAHSRDNNERATHKDNKGNQTKTGTIIGVTIGACALIGVFGLAFLMGWKLRRKRGVENVINLAMDRDFERSTGPRRFSYAELSRATYNFANEHKIGKGGFGEVYRGFLRDLNMHVAIKRISQGSQQGVREYASEVKIISQLRHRNLVQLVGWCHEQNELLLVYEFEENGSLDSYLFKGGGLLKWEVRYNIARGLASALFYLHEEWEQCVLHRDIKPSNVMLDSNFNAKLGDFGLARLMDHEASSKTTNLAGTFGYLSPEAATRGKTSKESDVYSYGIVALEIACGRRVVEQNVNEEQIYLVDWVWELYGKGDILKAADPGLELGAFEEEEMKRLMTVGLWCTHSDYLKRPSMRQTLQVLYFEVPLPNLPSQGTDAPNSVRSLLPENNSQTQPSTSSSSSTFTVGSTHSNNKASSQPLRTF